A genome region from Winogradskyella helgolandensis includes the following:
- a CDS encoding sensor histidine kinase: protein MYTPEENTPQNNKVSLLNFIEEHAAIGTWEFNTKLEKITWSSQTKKIHEVPIDYDPSVELALSFYKNGDNLNKITKVFTDCIEKHEDYDIEVQIVTATGKDKWVRAIGTAIIENNECIKVQGLFQDIDKKTKDSYALAFKEQQLRKTFETALIGMAILDLEGNWIDVNKSLCQTFGYTKDEFRTHTFMDISHPEDLRKGQRAMIDMLNGKLDYFETEKRYINKKGETIWTQLFTSIVRDSNNQPQHFVAQINDLTEIKKTSKKVSQLLVTTEDQNKRLLNFAHIVSHNLRSHYGNLDMLLDIVKMDLPETTNNELFPLIEQAVSNLGDTVVHLNEVAAINIQKDLKTEPLNLLHSFNKAMSSISALILDSKTSVSIAIEPDILIKGVPAYLDSVLLNFLTNAIKYKKPNEPAKIEIKTSTDTDFIILEITDHGQGIDLKKYGDKLFGMYKTFHQHEDSTGIGLFITKNQVEAIGGKIEVKSKVNEGTTFYIHLKKHD, encoded by the coding sequence TTGTACACTCCTGAAGAAAACACGCCTCAAAACAACAAGGTGTCATTGCTAAATTTTATTGAAGAACATGCTGCTATTGGCACATGGGAATTTAACACCAAACTTGAAAAAATTACATGGAGTTCTCAGACAAAAAAAATCCATGAAGTTCCTATAGACTATGACCCTTCTGTTGAACTTGCGCTCTCATTTTACAAAAATGGTGATAACTTAAATAAAATCACTAAAGTATTTACAGATTGTATAGAAAAGCACGAAGACTATGATATCGAAGTGCAAATAGTTACTGCAACAGGAAAAGATAAGTGGGTAAGAGCCATTGGCACAGCAATAATTGAAAATAATGAATGCATAAAGGTTCAGGGCTTATTTCAAGATATTGATAAAAAAACAAAAGATTCTTATGCTCTAGCATTTAAAGAACAGCAACTGAGAAAAACATTTGAAACCGCTTTAATTGGAATGGCTATTCTAGATTTAGAAGGCAACTGGATTGATGTGAATAAAAGCTTGTGTCAAACCTTTGGTTACACTAAAGATGAATTTAGAACGCACACTTTTATGGATATCAGCCATCCTGAAGATCTCCGCAAAGGACAAAGAGCCATGATAGACATGCTTAATGGTAAACTTGATTACTTTGAAACTGAAAAACGCTATATAAATAAAAAAGGTGAAACTATTTGGACACAATTATTCACGTCAATTGTGCGAGATAGTAATAATCAACCACAGCATTTCGTAGCTCAAATCAATGACCTCACTGAAATAAAGAAAACTAGCAAAAAAGTTTCACAATTATTAGTGACTACTGAAGACCAAAATAAACGATTATTGAATTTTGCACATATTGTTTCTCATAATTTAAGATCACATTACGGTAATTTAGATATGCTGCTCGATATCGTAAAAATGGATTTGCCAGAAACGACGAATAATGAATTATTTCCATTAATAGAGCAGGCTGTTAGTAATTTAGGAGATACTGTAGTTCACTTAAACGAGGTCGCGGCTATAAATATCCAAAAAGATTTAAAAACCGAACCTTTAAATTTATTGCATAGTTTTAATAAAGCAATGTCAAGTATTTCTGCACTTATTTTAGATTCTAAAACGTCAGTTTCCATAGCTATTGAACCAGATATCCTCATTAAAGGTGTTCCTGCATATTTAGATAGTGTGTTATTGAATTTTTTAACGAATGCTATAAAATATAAAAAGCCAAATGAACCTGCTAAAATTGAAATAAAAACTAGCACTGACACTGATTTTATAATTTTAGAAATTACAGATCACGGTCAAGGTATTGATTTAAAAAAATATGGTGACAAATTATTTGGCATGTATAAAACATTCCATCAACATGAAGATTCTACAGGTATAGGACTATTTATAACAAAAAATCAAGTGGAAGCCATTGGAGGAAAAATTGAAGTTAAAAGTAAAGTTAATGAAGGTACAACCTTCTATATCCATTTAAAAAAACATGACTAA
- a CDS encoding response regulator, with translation MTKIDVACIIDDDPIFIFGAKRMMELSEFCNSFMVFKNGQEALNNLKPIMNTGEVLPDVILLDINMPIMDGWEFLDEFIKIKSHKMVTIYIVSSSINPIDLNRAKRYENVSNYILKPISLNSLKGILEEVN, from the coding sequence ATGACTAAAATAGACGTAGCCTGTATTATCGATGATGATCCAATATTTATTTTTGGAGCAAAACGAATGATGGAACTCTCAGAATTCTGCAATTCATTTATGGTTTTTAAGAATGGACAAGAAGCTTTAAATAATTTAAAACCGATAATGAATACTGGAGAAGTACTTCCTGATGTGATATTATTAGACATCAACATGCCCATTATGGATGGTTGGGAATTCCTAGATGAATTTATTAAGATTAAAAGCCATAAAATGGTTACGATTTATATTGTAAGTTCATCCATTAATCCAATAGACTTAAATCGGGCTAAACGCTACGAAAATGTATCTAATTACATTTTAAAACCTATTTCTCTTAATAGCTTAAAAGGAATACTAGAAGAAGTCAATTAA
- the nqrF gene encoding NADH:ubiquinone reductase (Na(+)-transporting) subunit F yields MVLAASTIGTVIATVVAFLVVTLLLVSLLLVVKQKLSPSGPVKITINGEREIEVDSGGTLLSTLGNQKIFLPSACGGGGTCIQCECHVLSGGGEALPTETPHFSRKELAHGARLSCQVKVKQDMEITIPEEVFGIKKWEATVVSNYNVATFIKEFVVEIPEDMNYKAGGYIQIEIPQCEIKYADMDVSAHPEDHPGEPDKFKADWEKFGLWPLVMKNDELVERAYSMASYPAEGRKIMLNVRVATPPFDRAKGGWMDVNPGIASSYIFNQKVGDKVTISGPYGEFFINESDSEMLYVGGGAGMAPMRSHLYELFRTIKTGRKVTYWYGGRSKAELFYIHYFRALEKDFPNFKFYLALSEPLESDNWKVKKDIHDEEGDGFVGFIHNCVIDNYLSHHEAPEDIELYFCGPPLMNQAVQKMGEDFGIPDEHIRFDDFGG; encoded by the coding sequence ATGGTATTAGCAGCAAGCACAATAGGAACGGTCATCGCTACAGTTGTCGCGTTTTTAGTAGTTACTTTATTATTAGTATCGCTTCTACTTGTAGTGAAACAAAAACTGTCTCCTTCAGGGCCAGTAAAAATTACTATTAACGGTGAACGTGAGATTGAAGTTGATTCAGGAGGAACCTTGTTATCAACATTAGGTAACCAAAAAATATTTTTACCATCAGCATGTGGTGGTGGTGGAACATGTATTCAGTGTGAATGTCATGTTTTATCTGGTGGAGGTGAAGCGCTTCCAACTGAGACTCCTCACTTTTCTAGAAAAGAATTAGCACATGGTGCACGATTATCTTGTCAGGTAAAAGTAAAGCAGGATATGGAAATCACCATTCCTGAAGAAGTATTTGGTATTAAGAAATGGGAAGCGACTGTAGTTTCAAACTATAATGTAGCAACATTTATTAAGGAATTTGTTGTAGAAATTCCAGAAGACATGAATTATAAGGCTGGTGGCTATATTCAAATTGAGATTCCTCAATGTGAAATAAAATACGCTGATATGGATGTGTCTGCACACCCAGAAGATCACCCAGGAGAACCAGATAAATTTAAGGCAGATTGGGAAAAGTTTGGATTATGGCCTTTAGTGATGAAAAATGATGAGCTTGTTGAACGTGCTTATTCTATGGCTTCCTATCCTGCTGAAGGTAGAAAAATAATGCTTAATGTACGTGTAGCAACACCTCCTTTTGATCGTGCCAAAGGTGGATGGATGGATGTAAATCCAGGAATTGCTTCATCTTATATTTTTAATCAAAAAGTTGGTGATAAAGTAACGATTTCAGGACCTTACGGTGAATTCTTCATCAATGAGTCTGACTCAGAAATGTTATACGTTGGTGGTGGTGCAGGTATGGCGCCAATGCGTTCTCATTTATACGAATTGTTTAGAACTATTAAAACAGGCCGTAAAGTAACGTATTGGTACGGTGGACGTTCTAAAGCTGAATTGTTCTACATCCATTACTTTAGAGCTTTAGAAAAGGATTTTCCGAACTTTAAATTCTATTTAGCATTATCAGAACCATTAGAAAGTGATAATTGGAAAGTAAAAAAAGATATTCACGATGAAGAAGGTGATGGTTTTGTAGGATTCATTCACAACTGTGTAATTGATAATTATTTAAGTCATCATGAAGCACCAGAGGATATTGAATTATACTTCTGTGGACCTCCATTAATGAACCAAGCCGTTCAGAAGATGGGTGAGGATTTCGGAATCCCTGACGAGCATATCAGATTTGATGATTTTGGAGGATAA
- the nqrE gene encoding NADH:ubiquinone reductase (Na(+)-transporting) subunit E: MEHIELFFKSIFVDNMVFAYFLGMCSYLAVSKKVSTAVGLGAAVIFVLAITVPLNWLLDQYLLQEGALTWLGPEYADYDLSFLSFIMFIATIATMVQLVEIIVEKFSPSLYNSLGIFLPLIAVNCAILGGSLFMQSREIETLGLALNYGIGSGIGWFLAIVAIAAIREKIRYSNVPAPLRGLGITFIITGLMAIGFMSFGGMLTGGEEEATEETVENTVGMVTTSADENSEASSLVIETTNDTDKN, from the coding sequence ATGGAACATATAGAATTATTTTTCAAATCGATATTTGTAGACAACATGGTTTTCGCATACTTCTTAGGTATGTGTTCTTACTTGGCTGTGTCTAAAAAAGTATCTACAGCCGTTGGTTTAGGAGCTGCGGTAATTTTTGTATTGGCTATAACGGTGCCTTTAAACTGGTTATTAGATCAGTATCTATTACAAGAAGGTGCATTAACATGGCTAGGTCCTGAATATGCAGATTATGATTTAAGCTTTTTATCTTTTATCATGTTTATTGCTACTATTGCTACCATGGTTCAGTTAGTTGAAATCATTGTAGAGAAATTTTCGCCATCATTATATAATTCATTAGGTATTTTTTTACCATTAATTGCAGTAAACTGTGCCATATTAGGTGGTTCATTATTTATGCAATCTCGTGAAATTGAAACTTTAGGTTTAGCACTTAATTATGGTATTGGATCTGGAATCGGTTGGTTTTTAGCAATTGTAGCTATCGCAGCAATTAGAGAAAAAATTAGATATAGTAATGTGCCTGCACCTTTAAGAGGGTTAGGAATTACATTTATTATTACAGGCCTTATGGCTATTGGTTTTATGAGTTTTGGAGGTATGCTTACAGGAGGAGAAGAAGAAGCAACAGAAGAAACTGTAGAAAATACGGTGGGCATGGTTACAACTAGTGCAGATGAGAATAGTGAGGCGTCTAGTCTTGTTATTGAAACAACAAACGATACGGATAAAAATTAA
- a CDS encoding NADH:ubiquinone reductase (Na(+)-transporting) subunit D: MGLLSKKDSKLILDPLADNNPITIQVLGICSALAITAQLKPSIVMAISVVFVLSVGNVVISLMRNIIPSKIRIIVQLIVVATLVIIVDQVLKAFAYSLSKELSVFIGLIITNCIIMGRFEAFALANKPWPSFLDGIGNAAGYGLILIIVGFFRELLGSGTLFGFKVLGDSVEKTGLYAIGYENNGFMVLPPMALIVVGLIIWVQRSRNKELIED, encoded by the coding sequence ATGGGACTTTTATCAAAAAAAGATAGTAAACTAATATTAGATCCTTTAGCGGATAATAACCCAATTACCATTCAGGTATTAGGTATCTGTTCGGCTTTAGCGATTACAGCGCAGTTAAAGCCATCAATTGTAATGGCAATTTCTGTTGTCTTTGTACTTAGTGTTGGTAACGTGGTTATTTCTTTAATGCGAAATATCATTCCTTCTAAAATTAGAATTATTGTACAATTAATAGTTGTTGCAACCTTGGTTATTATTGTCGATCAAGTATTAAAAGCATTTGCTTATAGTTTAAGTAAAGAGCTTTCGGTATTTATTGGTTTAATTATTACCAACTGTATAATTATGGGGCGTTTTGAAGCTTTTGCATTAGCAAACAAACCATGGCCATCATTTTTAGACGGTATAGGAAATGCAGCTGGTTATGGCTTAATCCTTATTATTGTTGGTTTCTTTAGAGAACTCTTAGGTTCAGGAACTTTATTTGGATTTAAAGTCCTTGGAGATTCTGTGGAAAAAACGGGATTATACGCTATTGGCTATGAAAATAACGGATTTATGGTATTACCTCCTATGGCTTTAATAGTAGTAGGTTTAATCATATGGGTACAACGTAGTAGAAATAAAGAATTAATAGAAGACTAA
- a CDS encoding Na(+)-translocating NADH-quinone reductase subunit C, with product MAIDTDKNSYTIIFAIVMVLVVGSILAGLASGLKPLVDANKRFEKQQNILYAMGINANEGTSDVAFISTDKVEDEFTSTITKQYVIEGTKVSEDSEAYLIDIKKEEAKAKDPSYTRKLPLFEGEKDGQPIYVIPIRGKGLWDAIWGFVAVDKSMTVQGVFFDHAGETPGLGAEIKQRYFMDDFAGEHLLNDAGVYGGINVAKGNADPKNERKDDNAVDAIAGATITGDGVTAMIKKDLKMYVPYFKTLN from the coding sequence ATGGCAATCGATACAGATAAAAATAGTTATACCATTATTTTTGCCATTGTTATGGTATTAGTGGTGGGATCTATACTTGCAGGACTTGCTTCAGGCTTAAAACCTTTAGTGGATGCTAATAAACGTTTTGAAAAACAACAGAATATATTGTATGCCATGGGTATTAATGCCAATGAAGGTACAAGTGATGTTGCTTTTATTTCTACGGATAAAGTAGAAGACGAATTTACCAGTACTATTACTAAGCAATATGTTATTGAAGGAACTAAAGTTTCTGAAGATTCTGAGGCTTATTTAATAGATATTAAAAAGGAGGAAGCTAAAGCTAAAGATCCTAGTTATACAAGAAAATTACCTTTGTTTGAAGGTGAAAAAGATGGTCAGCCAATCTATGTTATTCCAATTAGAGGTAAAGGATTATGGGATGCCATTTGGGGATTTGTTGCCGTTGATAAATCTATGACGGTACAAGGTGTGTTTTTTGACCATGCAGGTGAAACACCAGGTTTAGGTGCAGAAATTAAACAACGTTACTTTATGGATGATTTCGCAGGAGAGCATTTATTGAATGATGCAGGTGTTTATGGAGGCATAAATGTAGCTAAAGGAAATGCAGATCCTAAGAACGAAAGGAAAGACGACAATGCAGTAGATGCCATTGCAGGAGCCACAATTACAGGTGATGGTGTAACCGCAATGATTAAGAAAGATTTAAAAATGTACGTGCCTTATTTTAAGACATTAAACTAA
- a CDS encoding NADH:ubiquinone reductase (Na(+)-transporting) subunit B: protein MGLKQNLHSLREKYKGTKMAPAFNALHTFLYTPNDTAHGGTHIKAADDLKRTMNTVIMALIPCLIFGMFNAGYQHYVAAGEIEAVTSGFFSSEFWTLQNFSLGFWKVLPILLISYGVGLGVEFLFAVIKGHEVEEGYLVTGMLVPLIVPIDIPLWMLVVAVVFGVVIGKEVFGGTGMNILNPALTIRAFLFFAYPTWMSGDKVWVEGAVERTKEIANGSTADAISGETILGSLAQSHGVDYSVMDMFFGFIPGSIGETSTLLILLGGLFLIFTKIGSWRIMLSSVIGALVMGYIFNLVVAAGWITDTSKFYGLMSTEFWHHLLIGGMAFGIVYMATDPVTASQTNKGKWIYGFLIGFVSIMIRVFNPAYPEGVMLAILLMNVFAPTIDHYVVQGNVKRRLKRAKIKTA, encoded by the coding sequence ATGGGTTTAAAACAAAACTTACATAGCTTAAGAGAAAAATACAAAGGAACTAAGATGGCTCCGGCCTTCAATGCCTTACATACTTTTCTTTATACGCCTAATGATACTGCACATGGTGGTACACATATTAAGGCAGCGGATGATTTAAAACGTACAATGAACACGGTAATTATGGCCTTAATTCCGTGCTTAATCTTTGGTATGTTTAATGCAGGTTATCAGCATTATGTAGCAGCAGGAGAAATAGAAGCTGTTACAAGTGGTTTCTTTAGTAGTGAATTCTGGACCTTACAGAATTTTTCTTTAGGCTTTTGGAAAGTGCTACCAATACTACTAATTTCTTATGGTGTTGGGTTAGGTGTTGAATTCTTATTCGCAGTCATCAAAGGACACGAAGTTGAAGAAGGGTACTTAGTAACAGGAATGTTAGTGCCATTAATTGTACCAATCGATATTCCATTATGGATGTTAGTGGTTGCTGTTGTTTTCGGTGTTGTTATCGGGAAAGAGGTTTTTGGTGGTACAGGGATGAATATTTTAAATCCGGCATTAACCATTAGAGCCTTCTTATTCTTCGCTTACCCTACATGGATGAGTGGTGATAAAGTTTGGGTAGAAGGTGCTGTAGAAAGAACTAAAGAAATTGCAAATGGCTCAACAGCCGATGCTATTTCAGGTGAAACTATTTTAGGTAGCTTGGCGCAGTCACATGGAGTTGATTATTCGGTAATGGATATGTTTTTTGGTTTTATTCCTGGTTCCATAGGTGAAACATCGACATTGTTAATCTTGTTAGGTGGTTTATTTCTGATTTTTACAAAAATTGGAAGTTGGAGAATCATGCTAAGTTCGGTTATTGGAGCTTTAGTGATGGGATATATCTTTAACCTAGTCGTAGCCGCAGGATGGATTACAGATACAAGTAAGTTTTATGGATTAATGAGTACTGAGTTCTGGCACCATTTATTAATTGGTGGTATGGCATTTGGTATTGTTTATATGGCTACAGATCCGGTAACGGCATCTCAGACTAATAAAGGAAAATGGATTTACGGTTTCTTAATAGGTTTCGTATCTATTATGATTCGTGTATTTAACCCAGCGTATCCAGAAGGAGTCATGTTAGCTATATTGTTAATGAATGTGTTTGCACCTACTATAGATCATTATGTGGTACAAGGCAATGTGAAAAGAAGATTAAAAAGAGCAAAAATAAAAACAGCTTAA
- a CDS encoding Na(+)-translocating NADH-quinone reductase subunit A, with the protein MSKDIKIKKGLDIKLIGEAEQTVENAIVSNFYSIKPEDFHSIIPKLVAKEGTHVKAGETLFYNKDNEAMKFVSPVSGEITEVQRGPRRRIDAIKITADKEQTYTDHGKFDLASDAEKTKAHLLASGCWAFIKQRPYDVVAKADRTPKAIFVSGYASAPLAADLDFTLKGKEAELQAAVTALSKLTEGGVHISVGSNSNSPLANLQNAITYKVSGPHPSGNVGTLINKVNPVNKGETVWTVNAQDLVIIGELLLTGKFNAERIIALAGSSVKKPRYFRTKLGSEIATMVYDNGVERDGNDRFISGNVLSGKRVQPDGYLDYYSNVISVIPEGNDYELFGWNKPVFDKVSNTRALTFSWLTPNKKYDLSTNMNGEHRNFVLTGNYEQVFPLDIYPMQILKSCLYKDLDEMEALGMYEVAPEDFALTEFVCVSKQPHQQIIRAGLDLMLEEIG; encoded by the coding sequence ATGTCAAAAGACATCAAAATTAAAAAGGGTTTAGATATAAAGTTGATTGGTGAAGCCGAGCAAACTGTAGAGAATGCTATTGTTAGTAATTTCTATTCTATTAAACCTGAGGATTTCCACAGTATTATTCCAAAACTTGTAGCTAAAGAAGGTACACATGTTAAAGCAGGTGAAACTTTATTTTACAACAAGGATAATGAAGCAATGAAGTTTGTTTCGCCAGTTTCTGGTGAGATAACCGAAGTGCAGCGTGGACCAAGACGTCGTATAGACGCTATTAAAATAACAGCAGATAAAGAACAAACTTACACAGATCATGGTAAGTTTGATTTAGCTTCGGATGCAGAAAAAACTAAAGCACATTTGTTAGCTTCTGGGTGTTGGGCATTTATTAAACAACGTCCTTACGATGTTGTAGCAAAAGCTGATAGAACTCCAAAAGCGATTTTTGTTTCGGGTTATGCAAGTGCACCTTTGGCTGCAGATTTAGATTTTACTTTAAAAGGTAAAGAAGCTGAATTGCAAGCTGCGGTAACAGCATTGTCTAAATTAACAGAAGGTGGTGTTCATATTTCTGTTGGTTCAAATTCTAATTCGCCTTTAGCAAATTTACAAAACGCAATTACATATAAAGTTTCTGGCCCACATCCTTCAGGGAATGTTGGAACCTTAATTAATAAGGTTAATCCGGTTAATAAAGGTGAAACGGTTTGGACGGTGAATGCACAAGACCTTGTAATTATTGGTGAGTTACTATTAACAGGGAAGTTTAACGCAGAACGAATAATTGCTTTAGCAGGATCTTCAGTTAAAAAACCACGTTATTTTAGAACAAAATTAGGTTCTGAAATTGCAACAATGGTTTACGATAACGGAGTTGAAAGAGATGGTAATGATCGTTTTATTTCAGGAAATGTATTATCTGGAAAACGTGTTCAACCAGATGGTTATTTAGATTATTACAGTAATGTGATTTCTGTAATTCCTGAAGGTAATGACTACGAGTTATTTGGTTGGAATAAACCAGTATTTGATAAAGTTTCTAACACAAGAGCTTTAACTTTTTCTTGGTTAACACCAAATAAAAAATACGACTTAAGCACTAATATGAATGGTGAGCATAGAAATTTTGTGCTTACAGGTAATTACGAACAAGTTTTTCCATTAGATATTTATCCGATGCAAATCTTAAAATCATGTTTGTATAAAGACCTAGATGAAATGGAGGCTTTAGGTATGTACGAAGTTGCGCCAGAAGATTTTGCTTTAACAGAATTTGTATGTGTGTCTAAACAGCCACATCAGCAAATTATTAGAGCAGGCTTGGATTTAATGTTAGAAGAAATCGGTTAA
- a CDS encoding type IX secretion system plug protein, which yields MKTTFFTLLLLILFPTILFSQVAKELNPPDFIKTITFKSNTTEGQLPVLKLGESLTLEFDALTGNEEDFYYVIEHFNFDWTPSNLVKSEYLSGLDNQRILDYENSFNTYQIYSHYNLTIPNTQTRGLLKSGNYMISIYDDYDELMFSRKFMVYENGANVGVSVKRSRDVKVIAEKQSVDLVITTDGTNLNNPLETIKTVIIQNNNLNTAITDLKPQYTLGNELIYRYDTESAFWGGNEYLFFENKDVRAANVGVQYIELEDLYHNYLYTNISRKNRPYTYNPDINGNFLVTVIDRDNPDIEADYVMVHFSLLQDELKDKNIHVYGNFNYYTIEPLTQMLYNPESKRYEIIMLLKQGFYNYKFVTVDQKTGDIDEGAISGNFWQTENNYKVLVYYRDLGSRYDRLIGFGEATSVDITN from the coding sequence ATGAAAACTACATTTTTTACACTTTTACTTCTTATACTATTTCCTACAATTCTTTTTTCTCAAGTGGCCAAAGAGCTTAATCCACCAGATTTTATTAAAACAATTACGTTTAAAAGTAACACTACAGAAGGTCAATTACCCGTCCTAAAACTTGGTGAATCGTTAACGCTAGAATTTGACGCCCTAACGGGTAACGAAGAAGACTTTTACTACGTCATAGAGCATTTTAATTTTGATTGGACTCCTTCAAATCTTGTAAAATCAGAATACCTGAGTGGCTTGGACAATCAACGGATTTTAGATTACGAGAATTCTTTTAACACCTATCAAATTTATTCTCATTACAATTTAACAATACCAAATACACAAACACGTGGCTTATTAAAAAGTGGAAACTATATGATTTCCATTTATGATGATTATGACGAACTTATGTTCAGTAGAAAATTTATGGTTTATGAAAACGGAGCTAATGTTGGAGTAAGTGTCAAACGTTCTAGAGATGTAAAGGTAATTGCAGAAAAACAATCTGTGGATCTCGTTATTACAACTGATGGCACCAATCTAAATAACCCATTAGAAACCATTAAAACCGTCATTATTCAGAATAACAATCTTAACACAGCAATCACCGACCTCAAACCTCAATATACATTGGGTAATGAACTTATTTATCGTTATGATACTGAATCTGCTTTTTGGGGTGGAAACGAATATTTATTTTTTGAAAACAAAGATGTTAGAGCTGCCAATGTTGGTGTCCAATATATAGAATTAGAAGACTTATACCACAACTATTTATATACTAATATCAGTCGAAAAAACAGACCATACACCTACAATCCAGATATTAATGGGAATTTCTTAGTCACGGTAATCGATAGAGACAATCCAGATATTGAAGCGGATTATGTTATGGTCCATTTTTCATTATTGCAAGACGAATTAAAGGATAAGAACATTCACGTGTATGGTAATTTTAATTATTACACCATTGAACCTTTGACCCAAATGCTATATAATCCTGAAAGCAAACGCTACGAAATTATAATGCTGCTGAAACAAGGATTTTACAATTACAAATTCGTGACCGTGGATCAAAAAACAGGAGATATAGACGAAGGCGCTATCAGCGGCAACTTTTGGCAAACTGAAAACAATTATAAAGTTTTAGTTTACTACAGAGATTTGGGTTCTCGTTACGACAGACTTATTGGTTTCGGAGAAGCTACTTCTGTGGATATCACTAATTAA
- the apaG gene encoding Co2+/Mg2+ efflux protein ApaG: protein MVQQVTSGIKITVETNFEGTFYKNYKVHFAFGYKVTIENQSKDSVQLNSRHWKILDALNNEEIIEGEGVIGKKPVLKPGESHTYNSGCLLTSPFGAMSGHYNMINLSKTNKFKVYIPSFKLSAPFALN from the coding sequence ATGGTACAACAAGTTACAAGCGGCATAAAAATCACTGTAGAAACCAATTTTGAAGGTACATTTTATAAAAATTATAAAGTGCACTTCGCCTTTGGTTATAAAGTAACTATTGAAAACCAAAGTAAGGATTCTGTTCAGTTAAATTCTAGACACTGGAAAATTCTTGACGCCCTAAATAATGAAGAAATTATTGAAGGGGAAGGTGTGATTGGAAAAAAACCTGTTTTAAAACCAGGAGAATCTCACACATACAACTCTGGCTGCCTATTAACGTCTCCGTTTGGGGCCATGAGTGGTCACTATAATATGATTAACTTATCTAAAACAAATAAATTTAAAGTCTACATTCCTTCTTTTAAATTGAGCGCTCCCTTTGCTCTTAATTAA